In Gossypium arboreum isolate Shixiya-1 chromosome 6, ASM2569848v2, whole genome shotgun sequence, the following are encoded in one genomic region:
- the LOC108470485 gene encoding serine/threonine-protein kinase AFC3 encodes MGEGTFGRVLECWDRQTREYVAIKIVRSIRKYHDAAMIEIDILQHLAKNEKGTSGCVQIRNWFDFRNHICIVFEKLGPSLFDFLKRNKYSPFPVGLVREFGHQLLESVAYMHDLHLIHTDLKPENILLVSSEYVKLPGCKSSSDETHLWCLPKSSAIKLIDFGSTAFDNQNHSSIVSTRHYRAPEIILGLGWSYPCDLWSVGCILIELCTGGALFQTHENLEHLAMMERVLGPLPEHMIRRASRGSEKYFRSGSRLNWPEGAVSRESIRAVKKLDRLKNMVSQHVESSRYFLADLLEGLLKYDPSERLTARQALNHPFFSESK; translated from the exons ATGGGTGAAG GCACGTTTGGCCGAGTTTTGGAATGTTGGGACCGTCAAACACGAGAGTATGTTGCTATTAAGATAGTTAGAAGCATTCGCAAATACCATGATGCTGCTATGATTGAAATCGATATACTTCAGCATCTGGCAAAGAATGAAAAGGGCACCTCAGG CTGTGTGCAGATTCGGAATTGGTTTGATTTCCGCAATCACATTTGTATA GTGTTTGAGAAGCTTGGACCAAGTTTATTTGATTTTCTAAAGAGAAATAAATACTCCCCATTTCCTGTGGGTCTTGTTCGCGAATTTGGACATCAGCTTTTGGAATCTGTAGCAT ATATGCATGATTTACACTTAATCCATACTGACCTGAAGCCTGAAAATATTCTTCTTGTTTCTTCTGAATATGTAAAGCTTCCTGGCTGCAAG AGTTCTTCAGATGAAACGCATTTATGGTGCTTGCCAAAGTCAAGTGCCATTAAGCTGATTGATTTTGGTAGCACTGCATTCGATAATCAGAATCACAGCTCCATTGTTTCCACAAGGCATTACAGAGCCCCTGAGATTATTCTAG GTCTAGGTTGGAGTTATCCTTGTGATCTTTGGAGTGTTGGTTGTATACTTATTGAACTATGCACA GGTGGAGCATTATTTCAGACCCATGAGAACTTGGAGCATTTGGCAATGATGGAGAGGGTATTAGGACCTCTTCCTGAGCATATGATTCGAAGGGCTAG CCGAGGTTCAGAAAAATATTTCCGGAGCGGCTCTAGACTAAATTGGCCTGAAGGAGCAGTTTCTAGGGAGAGTATTAGAGCTGTTAAGAAGCTTGATCGCCTGAAG AATATGGTATCACAACATGTAGAGAGTTCGAGATATTTTCTTGCAGACCTATTGGAAGGTTTATTAAAATACGATCCATCTGAACGTCTCACTGCACGTCAAGCTCTAAATCATCCCTTTTTCTCAGAATCCAAATAA